A single Silvibacterium dinghuense DNA region contains:
- a CDS encoding MFS transporter — protein sequence MANIKQFLHSGHPMTLFASFLYFDFTFAVWVLNGAMGPFISEQFHLSPAQIGLMVSLPTFAGALMRFPLGVLGQYIGRKNAAIVEMSCIIAALLFGLFFVHSFSTVLAMGVLLGTAGASFGVALSLGSGWFPKQYKGLAMGIAGAGNSGTALAAFFAPRLAHVYGWNHVYGLAAAFMLIPLIVMAVFAKEPPDTEHRSLGEHLKCLVEADGWYFNLIYIITFGGFLGLATFLPSLFVAQFHIAKTQAGTLTMCATLVGSLTRVLGGWLSDKIGGIRTLYGVFAIVIGALIGLSTSPALGATTALFMIAFAALGAGNGATFQLVPFRWPLATAVAGSMIGEIGALGGSILPNVLGQSKQHLGSFGPGFAAYAGFAALVLVMITVVSRTWTRTWIGAGGLALQTHSADAAGVASEDVVAA from the coding sequence GTGGCCAACATCAAGCAGTTTCTTCATTCGGGTCATCCCATGACCCTCTTTGCTTCATTCCTCTATTTTGACTTCACCTTTGCTGTCTGGGTACTGAATGGTGCCATGGGGCCATTTATCTCGGAGCAGTTTCATCTTTCGCCGGCGCAGATCGGCCTGATGGTGTCGCTTCCCACCTTCGCCGGAGCACTGATGCGTTTTCCGCTGGGTGTTCTCGGTCAGTACATCGGCCGCAAGAATGCCGCGATAGTGGAGATGAGCTGCATTATTGCGGCGCTGCTCTTCGGCCTCTTTTTTGTTCATTCCTTCTCGACGGTGCTTGCCATGGGCGTACTGCTCGGTACTGCTGGAGCCAGCTTTGGCGTTGCGCTTTCACTCGGTTCCGGATGGTTCCCGAAGCAGTACAAAGGGCTGGCGATGGGCATTGCCGGTGCAGGCAATAGCGGTACTGCTCTTGCTGCGTTCTTTGCTCCCAGGCTGGCACATGTTTACGGATGGAACCATGTCTATGGCCTGGCTGCTGCTTTCATGCTGATACCGTTGATCGTCATGGCAGTATTCGCGAAGGAGCCGCCCGATACAGAGCATCGCTCCCTGGGTGAGCATCTGAAGTGTCTTGTTGAGGCAGATGGCTGGTATTTCAATCTGATCTACATCATCACTTTTGGCGGTTTTCTTGGGCTTGCCACATTTCTGCCCTCGCTTTTCGTCGCTCAGTTCCACATCGCAAAGACACAAGCCGGGACGTTAACGATGTGTGCGACGCTGGTCGGTAGCCTGACCCGTGTATTGGGCGGATGGCTCTCGGACAAAATCGGCGGCATTCGTACGCTGTACGGTGTTTTTGCAATTGTGATCGGTGCACTCATCGGCCTGAGCACTTCGCCCGCGCTTGGCGCGACCACTGCGTTATTCATGATTGCCTTCGCTGCGCTGGGTGCAGGTAATGGAGCCACGTTCCAGCTCGTGCCGTTCCGCTGGCCGCTGGCAACCGCGGTTGCCGGCAGCATGATCGGTGAGATCGGCGCTCTCGGAGGCTCGATTCTGCCTAATGTGCTGGGACAATCCAAACAGCATCTGGGATCGTTCGGTCCGGGTTTTGCCGCCTATGCAGGTTTTGCCGCTCTGGTGCTGGTCATGATCACGGTCGTATCGCGAACATGGACTCGGACCTGGATCGGTGCCGGTGGCCTTGCTCTGCAGACTCACAGCGCGGATGCAGCTGGTGTTGCATCTGAGGATGTTGTCGCAGCATAA
- a CDS encoding alginate export family protein, translating to MKHFLTATLLAACSSVLFAQSGSPTSSASDVHFSASVRERTNVTQWFAATPNAEQYAHQDSLVRLAVWQRMHHWDYQLELGQSAELWLPTDAVSTVSAQGQLGLGGTYYASNSNNDMPAAASFRQGFLRYHFADDKSAIRIGRFEFFEGQETTPGNSTLAWLQTNRVAQRLVGNFGFSNGQRSFDGADAKLGGKDWDLTAMAGRAIQGVFNMNANPELNVDIQYLAYTRSLARQHVLLRGFGLGYHDGRTGLTKTDNRSAAARAQDHKNIRIGTYGGDMIATAPVATGVTADVVLWGAGQFGSWGKLGDSAGAVAAEGGLHLDSVRTTPWIRGGYFRSTGDNNATDGTHNTFFQVLPTPRVYARFPFYNLMNSTDSFAQVVDKPSKRIDLRSDLHFLKLTSASDFWYQGGGAFDNTVFGYTGRPANSHNSFSSVFDASADIALTKQLSLGTYYAHAYGKSVIGAIYPKATGANYGFFELDYKFQGLLSRSSY from the coding sequence GTGAAGCACTTTCTTACCGCAACCCTACTTGCCGCATGCAGCTCTGTGTTGTTCGCACAGAGCGGATCGCCCACTTCGTCAGCGAGTGATGTCCACTTCAGCGCGAGTGTGCGTGAGCGGACGAACGTTACGCAATGGTTTGCTGCTACACCGAACGCCGAACAATATGCGCACCAGGACTCTTTAGTGCGTCTTGCCGTCTGGCAGCGCATGCATCATTGGGATTATCAGTTGGAATTGGGTCAGAGTGCCGAGCTCTGGCTGCCCACAGATGCCGTTTCCACCGTTTCAGCGCAGGGACAGCTGGGTCTTGGCGGTACTTATTATGCTTCCAACAGCAACAACGATATGCCCGCTGCTGCATCTTTCCGCCAGGGATTTCTGCGCTACCACTTTGCAGACGATAAGTCCGCAATTCGCATCGGACGTTTCGAGTTCTTCGAAGGCCAGGAAACAACGCCTGGTAACAGCACTCTCGCATGGTTGCAGACCAATCGTGTTGCGCAACGACTGGTCGGCAACTTCGGTTTCTCCAATGGGCAGCGTTCTTTTGACGGCGCGGATGCCAAGTTGGGCGGCAAGGACTGGGATCTTACCGCGATGGCAGGACGCGCAATACAGGGTGTCTTCAACATGAATGCGAATCCGGAACTCAACGTGGATATTCAGTACCTGGCTTACACTCGCTCGCTGGCCCGGCAGCATGTTCTTCTGCGAGGCTTCGGGCTTGGTTATCACGATGGGCGCACCGGTTTAACCAAGACAGATAATCGATCGGCCGCGGCACGTGCGCAGGACCACAAGAATATCCGCATCGGCACTTATGGCGGAGACATGATCGCCACGGCGCCCGTAGCAACAGGTGTTACTGCAGACGTTGTGCTCTGGGGTGCCGGCCAGTTCGGCTCGTGGGGAAAACTCGGGGATTCCGCGGGAGCAGTGGCTGCGGAAGGTGGATTGCACCTCGATAGCGTTCGTACGACACCCTGGATTCGCGGCGGCTATTTCCGCTCTACTGGCGACAATAACGCCACCGATGGAACCCATAACACCTTTTTTCAGGTGTTGCCTACGCCACGCGTGTATGCGCGCTTTCCTTTCTATAACCTGATGAATTCAACGGATTCCTTTGCGCAGGTGGTCGACAAGCCGTCGAAGCGAATTGACCTGCGCTCGGATTTGCATTTCCTCAAACTTACTTCTGCTTCGGACTTCTGGTATCAGGGCGGCGGAGCCTTTGATAACACCGTATTCGGCTATACCGGCAGACCGGCCAACAGTCATAACAGCTTCAGCTCTGTCTTCGATGCCAGTGCGGATATTGCTCTCACGAAGCAGCTTTCATTGGGCACTTATTATGCGCACGCTTACGGTAAGTCCGTGATCGGCGCCATTTATCCAAAAGCGACAGGTGCGAATTACGGATTCTTTGAGCTGGATTACAAGTTCCAGGGGCTATTGTCCAGAAGCTCTTATTAA
- a CDS encoding outer membrane beta-barrel protein encodes MFLQGKKSCNTALAWHGIVLGMALLFDLIGGAVPACAQVAASSSGAGQSLWVGGEYTNLRAGFPYDSSYRIGGLGAYANFNWNHHLGIQGEAAWLRFQGFEGETESDYLIGPRYTFLHSPKWRPYASLEVGGVRMHYPFDIGNGSFFTLAPTGGVEYRLNTHWSTRIQYQYQYLFHSPNFTDEPQFGIRPSGVQIGVAYRLRGW; translated from the coding sequence ATGTTTTTGCAGGGAAAGAAATCATGCAATACAGCGCTGGCATGGCACGGCATCGTGCTTGGAATGGCACTCCTCTTCGATCTGATCGGAGGAGCCGTGCCAGCCTGCGCACAGGTCGCTGCGTCCTCAAGCGGTGCCGGCCAGTCACTATGGGTCGGCGGAGAATACACCAATCTGCGCGCCGGCTTCCCCTACGACAGCAGTTATCGCATCGGCGGGTTGGGCGCTTATGCCAACTTCAACTGGAACCATCATCTCGGCATACAGGGAGAGGCCGCGTGGCTGCGGTTTCAGGGCTTCGAAGGTGAAACGGAGAGCGACTATCTCATCGGCCCCCGCTACACCTTTCTGCACAGCCCTAAGTGGAGACCCTATGCCTCTCTGGAAGTCGGAGGCGTCCGCATGCACTACCCCTTCGATATCGGCAATGGCAGCTTCTTTACGCTGGCCCCCACCGGCGGAGTTGAATACCGCCTGAATACACATTGGTCCACACGGATTCAGTATCAGTACCAGTATCTATTCCACTCTCCTAACTTCACCGATGAACCACAGTTCGGCATTCGCCCCAGTGGAGTGCAGATCGGCGTCGCTTATCGTCTGCGTGGATGGTGA